The genomic segment ggagGCGGATCTTGGTCTTTGTGATTGTTATGCTAGTGCCATAAAAACTTTGCAGAAGGGGAGTTCATCCGCTGATGCTAAGTGTTCTTCAAATCAACCGATTCTGAAGAAAATATCGAAGTCTTATTTATATCTATGATTGGAAAATCCCTTTACATGCGTTGTCCTAGACATGAAAGAGTTGAGAGGTGTCCATGCATCAATGAGGAGCACTGGATTCAGGCATAAAGTTAATTTACTGTCTGCTCCTTAAATTCATGGCATACACTTGAATTGCTATGTGAAGTAATTTAGAACACTTAAAAAACGTAATGCTTTgtgaaaattgtgaaaaaattgGTCATGTTTCAATTTCTGCGTACTTGAGATGATGCCTGTGTTTGTTGAAGGTGTTTATCTATTAGAAAACTTTTATGATTCTGTTTATGCTCCCACTGCTTATCTATCAACCAGTAAGAGTTATTGAATCAACCAAATATAGAATTAACGTGATAAGCAATCTTGACTATGTAAAGTGCTGCTGTTTGGTATTGCTCAAGAACATTGGGATTAAAGTGCTCTTTGCCCTAATATAAGCTGAACTAAAGGTGATAGCATTAGAattgttaagtaatatttatctagttttatgtattaagggtagaatgatattttcagtttaacctatatataatttctttgtatttaggttaacttaagcactcataataaacatcttattgagaattctagcctccttttatgtttgatctgaattactttaacatggtatcagagcttagtTGATCGAACCCTtggcttgttaattttatggaactcgctgcccttgtagaaatcatgttcaccaatgtcaGAGCCACTGCTCGTATcaaaattgttatcatcatccacTTCATTCCCTGTAGGATGTTCCAGCACGCTCAATGCATTCCTTTAAAGCTTAacttcagatttatttttcaaaatatcagACATGAGttgtttgacctattaaaagatggaggatgaagatcaagttttgtgcttgcggctgaagaattaatatctgaaactttattttagatttttcagcttctgcaatttggtatttctgttttgcctctgcaattgttttggtatttcatcttctcatcagtctctgcaatttggtatcagcttctgcaatttggtatttctgttctgtctctgcaattgttttggtatttagtcttctcttcagtttctgcaatttagAATCAGCTTCTACAATTTAGTATTTCTAtttgtctctgcaattgttttggtatttcgtcttctcttcagtttctgcaatttggtatcagcttctgcaatttggtatttctgttctgtctctgcaattgttttggtatttcgttttcttttcagtttctgcaatttggtatttgagttaagtttctgcaagaaaaataaaaaatttaaagtgatattttgtcttccgttTCTGCAAAATCTAGTATTTCGactttccttcagcttctgtcatgacatctactaccaaagagattgtttggttacgttggttacttgctgatatgagagttttcttttctcatcctactcctatgaattgtgacaaccagagttctattcagattgctcacaactcggtttttatgagcgaactaagcacattgaaatcgattgtcatcttactcgtcatcatctcaagcatggcaccattactttgccttttgttcattcttccttgcagattgcagatttctttaccaagacgcattccatatctcgtttttgttttctagttggcaaactctcgatgcttgtagatgcggcatcgtgagtttgaggggagatgttaagtaatatttatctagttttatttattaagggtagaatgatattttcagtttaacctatatataatttctttgtatttaggttaacttaagtacttataataaacatcttattgagaattctagccttcttttatgtttgatctgaattactttaacataATAAACATAATCTGAACTAAAGGTGATAAAATTACTCTAAGGAAAAGGAAATAGCACCCAATAGAGTGACGAAGTGAAATTTGCGACAGCTGAAACATCAGGTCAAATGAATTGAGCGTTATCATCAATGAAATAGGGTTTCTCTCAACTGggtgaaaaaaattctttaagcTTACTGTTAGTGTGACCAACCTACAAATATGGTTTTTGTTGCCTCTAAGGCCAAATTTCTGCACAAAATCTCTGTCGAAGCCAAGCACAAGTGATTACCATCATACTTGGAAAACAAGCAGCATCAAACAAGCAAATTACTAAcactatcaaaaaaaaaagaaaaaaaaaagggggggctTTTTTATTCTGATATCTTtataagcttcttttttttcatgctaaCCCGGCATTCTAATAAATAGTTATCTCTTGTGCTTGATGTTATAACTTGGgcttcctttccttttaatgTGAAATATTAAATTCCAGGCATCAACAGcaaatttataatgaaaaatggTTTTGCTATGATGCAAACAGGAACTTACATATGACTATGGTTACGCACTTGATAGTGTTGTTGGTCCTGATGGGAAACTAAAACAGTCACCATGCTACTGTGGCACCGATGAGTGTCGGCGGCTCTTGTATTAGGTAAAACGGAggttataaaattagattacaGCTTATGTACACGTttctattgaaaaacaaatacctAAAGCCATTGCTAGATTTTAATTTGTACAGGATGCTTATTATATACAAGAACTTATTTGGGCTTGATGTGTTTTAATAGCTGAGACatgtcaaattaataaaattatctgGTGGATATCTCATTTCTTGTCACCCTTTGGCGATTATCAAGGAATGGTAACTCATCGGAGGGGACGATTTTGTTAATTGTACTATATTTTATGCCCCCCCACTTCTTCTCCACAGGGCTATATGATAGTGTTAGTAACTTGCTTTTAAACCCAATCTCAGAAACTCACAGGATATATATGGTAGAATTTAATGAAAGAACAGAGCAACTAATATCATTTCCTTCCTGTTtgataaaactatatattttctgTGCTTTCACCACACTCATAATTAGTTCCTTGAAGTCTGTAAAATCTAGTTTATTGAATCCTATGTTTGAAAATGCTAGGTGATCCTGCTTTCCGCCCTTGTAGTGCCAATAGCCAAGCCTGGTACGAACCAGTTTTTTTCAGTGGGTAAGAACAAATCAATCACTTGAACTAGTTTTGCAAGGTCTATTGGTTTTTGTCTGCCACTCGGGACCTATCCAGGCTCGTAAATCAAGTGCGTGATTAAAGAAAAGGGGAGCACGATTGTGCACAAGGAAAAGGAAATCTTAAGCAATTGGGTAGCATATCCTTTGATAAAGATGGcttatttcttttcttgctttttcCTCCATTACAGAACTGTTTGTACAAATGATTGGTCACCATTAATCAAACCAAAACATGACTTCATTTGCACGATTCTCATATTCGTAGGGCGAGTTGTAGCCAGCAACACTGCAAGGCACACGACCCTTGCTTTGTGTCCTTGCTATGGATGATTCCCAGGGGGTGCCCTCGAGGCTTTTCTTCAACGCCAAAACTTGTCCAGGGATGTTGGTGTCGTTCATAAAACCTCCAAACCTCTTCACAGCTGCATGGCGGTGTTTAGGCAGCTTCACTGGATGTACTTGACGGGAGAGAGGAGGGTTATTTTGGTACTTTTGTGGCAAATAGAGGTGCACAGTAAAGGTTGTGTTGCGGGAACTTGCGGTTGATGAAAACATATCTACCAAAACTGGAGCTGTCATGTTGATGTTTGCTGCCTGATCATTGTTTCCTTGAATATATGCAGCGAGGCTTCACAGGCGCCATAATAAGCAtgaaatcattaaataaattcttaaaaggGCAAATAAGCATGGACGAGATTGTAATTTTAAAGTGTAGGAGAATTGGTCAGTGATATTCCATAAAATCCATCCACCTGGTGGTTGTGTGTGGCAAATGATTagcttattattaaaattaaaatattaaatctcaAGAGCTTCTCTTATACTTAAATTAAAGCCTGGGCCTATGCTAGGAGAAcacctataaaataaattatagataaagaGCAAACGTTAAAATTAAGACAGTGATAGGGAATaagtggttgctttttaaaatgaaaatatattaacatgattttttttattttttaaaatttatttttagtattaatgtatttaaaaaattattttaaagcaaaaaaaattaaaatatttcaaaaacgaTTTTTGAACGCAATAATAAATACACAGTAGACCCTTTTTACAGTAtttattaaacaaagaaaagcgTGTGTGATCCCATggtttgttaaataaacaaacaaaaagcgATTTGTGATTTCTTGCAGTACTGAAGGATAATACATCTGCCCTAAATGAAAGGAAAGTTGAGAGAAAGATGTGCTTACATGTTGAAACCATGACCAGCTGCATCCTTGTACGAGTTAGAGTTGATTGGTGAAGTAGAAATCCAAGTCGCTGTTCTGTAACTTCTTATTTCATAATCTTTTTGACTGTGAATCACCTGATATGGAGCACACTCCAGGCGTAGACAGTTTGCTGGCTCCGCATAGGCACCGCGACCTTGACATTGCTCAAACATAATAGCAATGCACAAAGCCAGGGTCAAGAAGACCAAACCAATCCCTTCGCCGGCCGAACCCATGTGGCCCTTTCCTCGAACCATGGCTCTCTATTTGGACCTGAAAATTGTTCTTTCTGGTTCGTTATCAGCAAATTGCTTACACCCCCATGTAAATAAAAGCGCTGGGGAGAgcataaaaaatgtaaaatgtgGTTTACACTTTACAGCCATTGTTTTTCGTCTTTATGTTAGTGGCTATGTGACTTGCAACGTTGCATGTTTATCTTATCATCCTCTTCTTTTGGGGAGATTCCAATTTCCCATCTGTGGTCTGTTAGTCTTTTTGTCAACGTCTACATATAAATTGCCAAGTCCCTTTTACCAAAACGAGGAGTCAGACTGATCCGATGATGttaaccgttggatcgtgaccACCCACCAGATTGCCTTAAATAGTCGGTCCCCTTGCACTTGCAATATTCTTTTACTTGGACCCGTCAAAcaatgaggaaaaaaagaaggattgaTTTGCTTGGTATGGACTGTGCATACCTAGCAAGCATATGCTGGTCCATTCACAAATTAGTAAAACCACATTGCATGTGCTGAGATTTTTGTGAATTGCCCTGATGGAAGACCTTGGGTTACAAATAAGGCAATAATGCATTGACACATGTCCACATTTTATCCCTTGTTATCGTAACTTAGGAGCTCGAAATGGTCTGCAAACCAtcttattgttgttatttagacatcattttaatatgattttcaacctgttttttattaaaatttaaattttttagtgtttttagattattttgatatattaatgttaaaaataaattttaaaaaataaaaaaacatatattattttttatatttttccaaaaaaaaaacattttaaaaattaattatcaccATACTTCCAAACACCCTATTAATTTGACATGTTACCAACAACCGATGTTCCAAGGGATGGTGTGATTATGACAATTTTCTATGAATAAATATTTGTTCATGCTTTTCTTGGGCTAAAAAAACACTCACCACTGCCATTCTCAAAGCTGTTATAGCATGCACTGCAAATTTGAGACCAAACCC from the Populus nigra chromosome 1, ddPopNigr1.1, whole genome shotgun sequence genome contains:
- the LOC133699051 gene encoding uncharacterized protein LOC133699051 gives rise to the protein MVRGKGHMGSAGEGIGLVFLTLALCIAIMFEQCQGRGAYAEPANCLRLECAPYQVIHSQKDYEIRSYRTATWISTSPINSNSYKDAAGHGFNILAAYIQGNNDQAANINMTAPVLVDMFSSTASSRNTTFTVHLYLPQKYQNNPPLSRQVHPVKLPKHRHAAVKRFGGFMNDTNIPGQVLALKKSLEGTPWESSIARTQSKGRVPCSVAGYNSPYEYENRANEVMFWFD